One Corallococcus silvisoli DNA segment encodes these proteins:
- a CDS encoding phytanoyl-CoA dioxygenase family protein, with the protein MSVLSPEQCQRFATDGYLVLPSFVDGGTCERMRAVIQEQLATGEGPVEYEADVAYPGSPASRTDEGGRTVRRLLKAHGRSPLFAAWFDDARMVEALGRLLDGPVVQARAHHNCVMTKQPRYSSDTGWHQDVRYWAFARPELISTWLALGAETPENGGLKVLPGTHRMAFAAERYDERLFLRPELPENAALIAETRYVRLAPGDVLLFHARLFHAASRNHTADTKYSVVATYRRTDNPPVPGSRSARE; encoded by the coding sequence ATGTCCGTCCTGAGCCCCGAGCAGTGCCAGCGCTTCGCCACCGATGGGTATCTCGTCCTGCCGTCCTTCGTGGACGGCGGGACTTGCGAGCGGATGCGGGCCGTCATCCAGGAGCAGTTGGCGACCGGTGAGGGCCCGGTGGAGTACGAGGCCGACGTGGCCTACCCGGGTTCTCCGGCGAGCCGGACGGATGAGGGCGGCCGGACGGTGCGCCGGTTGTTGAAGGCCCACGGGCGCTCGCCCCTCTTCGCGGCGTGGTTCGACGACGCGCGGATGGTGGAGGCGCTGGGGCGGTTGCTGGACGGGCCGGTGGTGCAGGCACGGGCGCACCACAACTGCGTGATGACGAAGCAGCCGCGCTATTCATCGGACACGGGGTGGCACCAGGACGTGCGCTACTGGGCCTTCGCGCGGCCGGAGTTGATCTCCACGTGGCTGGCCCTGGGCGCGGAGACGCCGGAGAACGGCGGCCTGAAGGTGCTGCCCGGGACGCACCGGATGGCCTTCGCGGCGGAGCGCTATGACGAGCGGCTGTTCCTGCGGCCGGAGCTTCCTGAGAACGCGGCGCTGATCGCGGAGACTCGGTACGTGCGGCTGGCGCCCGGGGACGTGCTGCTCTTCCATGCGCGGCTGTTCCACGCGGCGAGCCGGAACCACACGGCGGACACGAAGTACTCCGTGGTGGCCACGTACCGGAGGACCGACAATCCGCCGGTCCCCGGCTCGCGTTCCGCGCGGGAGTAA